In one Paenibacillus sp. JQZ6Y-1 genomic region, the following are encoded:
- a CDS encoding MmcQ/YjbR family DNA-binding protein: MQTRQQAIDHCLTLAQSYEDYPFRDSGWTVIRHEQNRKIFAWIFERQGHIWINVKATPELIDILRQEHESVIPAYHLNKDHWNSIILDGSIPEEDIYDMIYHSYTLTLPRIRKPAKEKK, translated from the coding sequence ATGCAAACCCGCCAGCAAGCCATTGATCACTGCTTGACCCTAGCCCAGAGCTATGAGGACTATCCATTTCGCGATAGCGGCTGGACGGTGATTCGGCATGAGCAAAATCGCAAAATCTTTGCTTGGATCTTTGAAAGACAAGGTCATATCTGGATCAATGTAAAAGCGACACCAGAACTGATCGATATTCTGCGGCAGGAGCACGAGTCCGTCATTCCCGCCTATCATCTCAACAAAGATCATTGGAATTCAATTATTCTGGATGGCTCCATTCCCGAAGAAGATATCTACGATATGATCTATCATAGCTATACGCTCACCCTGCCGCGTATCCGTAAGCCAGCGAAGGAAAAAAAATAA
- a CDS encoding sugar O-acetyltransferase — protein sequence MSEEQRIFDGKLFSPADPALKAIKLKAHHWSSQYSRTFEEETEEREQILQQLIGKLGEGSFIQGPIFFHYGVHTEIGHHFFANYNLTVQDDARVTIGNHVNCGPNVTIVTPIHPMIASERRQMLDQHGQAKTLCYAKPVVIGNDVWLSASVTVCGGVTIGDGCVIGAGSVVTQDIPPHTFAAGVPCRVIREITEMDSMALLPDMLGGCSVIEQDKS from the coding sequence ATGAGTGAGGAGCAACGTATCTTTGACGGCAAGCTGTTCTCGCCTGCCGATCCAGCCTTGAAGGCGATTAAGCTGAAAGCGCATCATTGGAGTAGTCAATATAGCCGTACCTTTGAAGAGGAGACCGAGGAACGGGAGCAGATTTTGCAGCAGTTGATCGGCAAGCTGGGAGAAGGGAGCTTTATACAGGGCCCTATCTTTTTCCATTACGGCGTGCATACGGAGATTGGGCATCATTTTTTTGCCAATTACAATCTGACGGTACAGGATGATGCGAGAGTGACCATCGGCAATCATGTGAACTGTGGACCGAATGTAACCATCGTTACGCCCATTCATCCAATGATTGCTTCTGAGCGACGGCAGATGCTGGATCAGCATGGACAAGCGAAAACACTTTGTTACGCCAAGCCCGTTGTGATCGGCAATGATGTATGGTTATCCGCTAGTGTGACTGTGTGTGGTGGAGTAACTATTGGGGATGGCTGCGTGATCGGTGCAGGTAGCGTAGTCACACAGGATATTCCACCGCATACATTTGCCGCTGGTGTTCCATGCCGGGTCATTCGTGAAATTACCGAAATGGATAGTATGGCATTGCTGCCAGATATGTTGGGTGGCTGTAGTGTGATAGAACAGGATAAATCATGA
- a CDS encoding MFS transporter gives MVTWFLIIIYLAFISLGLPDSLLGSAWPVMYPDLHASLGSAGMIAMIIAAGTIVSSLFSGKCIALIGTGKITLISCLMTAAALLGFSAAPSMLWLILLSIPLGLGAGAVDAALNHYVAANYQAHHMNWLHCFWGVGATMGPIIMSYSIATHHSWRSGYLVVAGIQFALVLILLLTLPLWSRVAAIHAREQAESQLPLGKQADSETTSNAVAENGSRILRLRGIKPTLAAFLLYCGVEMTVGLWGASYLVGARGMSAETAAAWVSLYYGGITVGRFITGFITLRVGNTMLIRCGQLISIIGGILLLLPMLDGFALAGLILIGLGLAPIYPGLLHETPTRFGKANSAKLMGYQMAVAYTGTTFLPPLFGLLATRTSVGVFPWVVLIFLVLMLYSAERVNRILSYRKVGD, from the coding sequence ATGGTAACGTGGTTTTTGATAATTATTTATTTGGCTTTTATTAGCTTGGGTCTTCCTGATTCGTTGTTGGGTTCCGCGTGGCCGGTGATGTACCCAGATCTCCATGCTTCACTTGGATCGGCGGGGATGATTGCGATGATCATTGCAGCAGGCACGATTGTATCCAGTCTGTTTAGCGGCAAATGTATTGCCTTGATTGGTACCGGTAAAATCACGCTCATTAGCTGCCTGATGACGGCAGCAGCGTTGCTTGGCTTCTCTGCGGCACCTTCCATGCTGTGGCTGATTCTGCTGTCGATTCCGCTTGGTCTAGGTGCAGGAGCGGTCGACGCAGCACTGAATCATTATGTAGCTGCGAATTACCAAGCCCATCATATGAACTGGCTCCACTGCTTTTGGGGAGTGGGGGCGACGATGGGACCGATCATCATGTCGTATTCCATCGCCACCCATCATTCATGGCGTAGCGGCTATCTAGTGGTTGCAGGCATTCAATTCGCACTTGTACTTATTTTGCTGCTTACATTACCACTCTGGTCACGAGTAGCAGCTATTCATGCTAGAGAGCAGGCAGAATCACAGTTACCTTTAGGGAAGCAGGCTGATTCGGAAACAACTAGCAATGCTGTAGCTGAGAACGGCAGTCGTATTCTCCGTTTACGTGGAATCAAGCCCACACTTGCGGCATTTTTGCTGTATTGCGGAGTGGAAATGACAGTTGGTCTATGGGGAGCAAGTTATCTGGTTGGCGCTAGAGGGATGAGCGCTGAGACAGCTGCGGCATGGGTTTCCCTATACTATGGTGGGATTACTGTTGGTCGCTTTATTACTGGTTTTATTACGCTGCGTGTAGGCAATACGATGCTGATTCGTTGTGGACAACTGATCAGTATTATCGGCGGAATTCTTTTGCTGCTGCCGATGTTGGATGGATTCGCACTCGCAGGATTGATCCTGATTGGTCTGGGATTAGCCCCGATCTATCCGGGCTTACTGCATGAGACACCAACCCGTTTTGGCAAAGCCAATTCCGCCAAGCTCATGGGGTATCAAATGGCTGTGGCTTACACAGGCACCACCTTTTTGCCACCGTTGTTCGGATTGCTCGCAACACGCACGAGTGTAGGCGTGTTTCCTTGGGTAGTATTGATCTTTCTCGTGTTGATGCTGTACAGTGCCGAGCGCGTAAATCGAATATTATCATACCGGAAAGTAGGAGATTGA
- a CDS encoding ROK family protein — MKNANANLMKEINLNNVRQVMKRIETATKPQLASLTGLSVVTVNSLIRELSERGEIVADETVPSNGGRPALTYRYNYDFSLALVICMKEEQGSLLLSAVVINLEDRIVLKKETYIPAFAQEALLHLIEDCLAQYHDVKVIGIGLPGQVMDGVVAVSSHQELEGVQIIRQVEQQFNLPVLLENDVNAAVSGYCSRHELEGNETVIGVYFPPLHPPGMGIHLDGQLVRGKNGMAGEIKFLPLPMDWYGPIESTVFAQAAAQIIQSVNAILAPDRIVMYQELLTEAEWEKQWQVYQQQHVMPSYPDVILESSFQRDFEAGMRWLTLKQLTPSLNY, encoded by the coding sequence ATGAAAAACGCAAATGCCAATCTAATGAAAGAAATCAATCTTAATAATGTGCGTCAGGTAATGAAACGCATCGAAACGGCGACCAAACCACAGCTTGCCTCGTTAACTGGGCTTAGCGTGGTGACGGTTAACTCACTGATCCGCGAATTGTCCGAACGCGGTGAAATCGTAGCGGATGAAACCGTACCTTCGAATGGTGGGCGTCCCGCGCTAACGTATCGTTATAATTATGATTTTAGCCTTGCTCTGGTGATCTGTATGAAGGAGGAGCAAGGCAGTCTGCTGCTATCTGCGGTCGTTATCAATCTAGAAGACCGGATCGTACTCAAAAAAGAAACATACATCCCAGCATTTGCACAAGAGGCATTGCTTCATCTGATTGAGGACTGTCTGGCACAGTATCATGATGTGAAAGTGATCGGCATTGGTTTGCCTGGACAGGTGATGGATGGCGTCGTAGCGGTTAGTAGTCATCAAGAGCTGGAAGGCGTACAAATCATCCGTCAGGTCGAACAGCAGTTCAATCTCCCTGTATTATTGGAAAACGACGTAAATGCTGCCGTGAGTGGATATTGTTCGCGCCATGAGCTAGAGGGCAATGAGACAGTGATTGGGGTGTATTTTCCGCCGCTTCATCCGCCGGGTATGGGCATTCATCTGGATGGACAGCTTGTGCGTGGGAAAAATGGGATGGCGGGTGAGATTAAATTTCTGCCCCTGCCGATGGATTGGTATGGACCGATAGAGTCTACCGTTTTTGCTCAGGCTGCGGCTCAAATTATTCAATCTGTTAATGCCATTCTGGCACCAGATCGGATCGTTATGTATCAGGAGCTACTAACGGAGGCAGAATGGGAAAAGCAATGGCAAGTGTACCAACAGCAGCATGTGATGCCATCTTATCCAGATGTAATACTCGAAAGTAGCTTTCAGCGTGACTTTGAAGCAGGGATGCGCTGGCTAACGCTGAAGCAATTAACGCCATCGCTGAATTATTGA
- a CDS encoding NRDE family protein — protein sequence MCLILFAYRVHPRYPLIMATNRDEFYERPSAQAHRWEDMPYIIAGRDLLKRGTWIGVSKVGQFAALTNYRNPLEQAEGKRSRGELITNFLKEQQSPAEYMQQMVEERYQYPGYNLLVGDRQNLYYYSNVGKEMMPLESGIYGISNHLLDTDWPKVRLGKQGLEQTVHQLDTQQINEQQLADQLFALLQVTDRPEDEELPHTGISLERERLLSSIFIHSQELAYGTRSSTVLLMSDEEMIYRERVYVPEPLPEQRFVIPFSS from the coding sequence ATGTGCCTCATCTTATTCGCTTATCGTGTACACCCTAGGTATCCGTTAATTATGGCTACCAATCGGGATGAATTTTATGAACGTCCGTCTGCGCAGGCGCATCGCTGGGAAGATATGCCGTATATCATTGCTGGACGAGATTTACTAAAGCGTGGTACGTGGATCGGTGTCTCGAAAGTGGGACAATTCGCAGCGCTAACGAATTATCGTAATCCGCTGGAGCAAGCAGAGGGGAAACGATCGCGTGGTGAGTTGATCACGAATTTTCTAAAAGAACAGCAATCACCAGCTGAATACATGCAGCAAATGGTGGAAGAACGTTACCAATACCCCGGCTACAATCTACTTGTTGGAGATCGGCAGAATCTGTATTATTACTCCAATGTGGGTAAAGAGATGATGCCGCTGGAATCGGGCATATATGGCATTAGTAACCATCTGCTGGATACGGATTGGCCTAAGGTTCGTTTGGGCAAGCAAGGGCTGGAGCAGACGGTTCATCAGCTGGATACACAGCAGATCAATGAGCAGCAGCTAGCTGATCAGCTGTTTGCATTGCTGCAAGTAACGGATCGCCCTGAGGACGAAGAGCTGCCTCATACCGGCATTTCGCTGGAACGGGAACGATTACTATCGTCGATCTTCATTCATAGTCAGGAATTAGCCTATGGCACGCGTTCGTCTACTGTTTTGCTCATGAGCGACGAGGAGATGATCTATCGTGAGCGTGTATATGTACCTGAGCCGTTGCCGGAGCAGCGGTTCGTGATCCCATTTTCGTCCTAA
- a CDS encoding dihydrolipoyl dehydrogenase family protein — translation MKSFDILFIGSGQGAWNAALPLSKAGKKVAIIERDKILGVCTNYGCNPKIILDGPIKLMEDAELLQTAGLSSEFKLDWGKLMEHKNNILTPLPDMMEANLKKSGVDIIRGEAKFVDSRTVEVNGEQYTSETFVIAAGQRPIPLGIPGEELAITSNEFLYLTELPKQIVLIGAGYVSMEIASIARTAGSDVHIIQATDSILSGFYQDYSNKLIEKVKQDGVQFHFNEKVSSIEQQGNQLQITTENGLTLSTELVINATGRKPNTDLLNLEAAGVEYNKKGVIVNEFLQTSQPHIYATGDVLDKTQPRLTPTAVFEAKYLANYLLGVSTDAIAYPPIATIAFTTPRIAQVGISVEDAKQSSEYSIVPIELGKQWDFAGRGETEAHLTLIYNSEKKLVGAAAYTQEALEVINSLTPVITLGLTAADAAKLIYAFPSFETMIPNYLQQAQQ, via the coding sequence ATGAAATCATTCGACATTCTATTTATCGGTAGTGGACAGGGCGCGTGGAACGCAGCACTGCCACTGAGCAAAGCAGGAAAAAAAGTAGCTATCATTGAGCGTGATAAAATTCTAGGCGTTTGCACCAACTATGGCTGCAATCCTAAAATCATATTGGATGGACCCATCAAGCTGATGGAGGATGCCGAGCTTTTACAAACTGCCGGACTGAGCAGTGAGTTCAAGCTCGACTGGGGCAAGCTGATGGAACATAAGAATAACATCCTGACACCGCTGCCGGACATGATGGAAGCCAACCTCAAAAAATCCGGTGTAGACATAATCCGCGGGGAAGCGAAGTTCGTTGATTCCCGTACCGTGGAAGTGAACGGTGAGCAGTATACATCCGAAACATTCGTCATCGCTGCTGGTCAACGTCCGATTCCGCTCGGTATACCGGGTGAAGAATTGGCGATTACGAGTAATGAGTTTCTGTATTTGACAGAATTGCCGAAGCAAATTGTACTGATCGGCGCAGGCTATGTGTCGATGGAGATTGCGTCTATCGCTCGTACAGCTGGTTCAGACGTGCATATCATTCAAGCGACAGACAGCATTCTGTCTGGATTCTATCAGGACTACAGCAACAAGCTGATTGAAAAAGTGAAACAGGACGGTGTCCAATTCCATTTCAATGAAAAAGTCAGCAGCATTGAACAACAAGGGAATCAGCTTCAAATTACGACTGAGAACGGTCTGACCTTGAGCACAGAGCTTGTGATCAACGCAACAGGACGTAAGCCGAATACTGATCTACTCAATCTGGAAGCGGCAGGCGTGGAATATAACAAAAAAGGCGTGATTGTGAACGAATTCCTGCAAACCTCGCAGCCTCACATTTATGCAACTGGCGATGTACTGGATAAGACACAGCCGCGCTTAACACCAACGGCTGTATTTGAAGCGAAATATCTGGCAAACTATCTGCTTGGCGTAAGTACGGATGCGATTGCATATCCGCCGATTGCGACGATTGCATTTACAACCCCACGCATTGCTCAAGTCGGTATTAGCGTAGAAGATGCCAAACAGTCGTCGGAATACAGCATCGTTCCGATTGAGCTGGGCAAACAATGGGACTTTGCTGGACGCGGGGAGACAGAAGCGCATCTAACGCTCATTTACAATAGTGAGAAAAAGTTGGTTGGTGCAGCGGCATATACACAGGAGGCACTTGAAGTGATCAACAGTCTGACTCCGGTGATCACATTGGGTCTGACCGCAGCGGATGCAGCAAAACTGATCTATGCGTTCCCATCCTTCGAGACGATGATTCCGAATTATCTACAGCAGGCGCAGCAATAA
- a CDS encoding Cof-type HAD-IIB family hydrolase yields MNNHKQMIFIDIDGTLVDDYGNVPESAQLACRQARENGHLLFLCTGRSKAEIYDSIWDIGFDGLIGAGGGYVEIGSKVLYHKKVQPQDVRHMVDFFNEHGVHFYLESNSALYASAMLRPQLERLIYGDVLNDEQARARMEQSPHPFIEGLTYGETDLYKDDVNKVCFLESSLPFAMIQQEFEGKFAVIQCTVPMFGKNSGELMIPGIHKAIAIADLLEKLDWPREQTIAIGDGMNDAEMLEYCALGIAMGNAKPGLLTIADEVTDTLEQDGLYNSFLKHGLIAGKSTLVSS; encoded by the coding sequence ATGAATAACCATAAACAAATGATCTTTATTGATATTGACGGTACATTGGTAGACGATTATGGAAATGTGCCAGAGTCAGCGCAGCTGGCATGTCGACAGGCACGCGAGAATGGGCATCTACTGTTTTTATGTACAGGGCGGTCCAAGGCAGAAATCTATGATTCCATCTGGGATATTGGTTTTGATGGATTGATCGGTGCTGGTGGCGGTTATGTGGAGATCGGTAGTAAAGTGCTGTATCACAAAAAGGTACAGCCGCAGGATGTTCGTCATATGGTCGATTTTTTCAATGAGCATGGCGTGCATTTCTATCTGGAATCCAATTCGGCATTATATGCAAGCGCTATGCTTCGTCCACAGCTAGAACGGCTCATTTATGGCGATGTGCTGAATGATGAACAAGCGCGCGCACGGATGGAACAATCGCCACATCCATTTATTGAAGGGTTAACCTATGGAGAAACCGATTTGTATAAAGATGACGTGAACAAGGTTTGTTTTCTGGAGAGCAGCCTACCGTTTGCCATGATCCAGCAGGAGTTTGAAGGGAAGTTTGCAGTCATTCAATGTACGGTTCCTATGTTTGGCAAGAATAGCGGAGAACTCATGATTCCCGGTATTCACAAAGCGATTGCCATTGCCGATTTATTGGAAAAGCTAGATTGGCCGCGTGAGCAAACGATAGCGATTGGCGATGGTATGAATGATGCGGAAATGCTGGAATATTGCGCACTCGGTATCGCCATGGGCAATGCCAAACCGGGCTTACTCACAATTGCCGATGAAGTGACAGATACGTTGGAGCAGGATGGATTATACAACAGCTTCCTCAAGCATGGATTGATTGCTGGGAAGTCTACACTTGTATCGTCCTGA
- a CDS encoding TerD family protein: protein MSSVHKHRMSYSSYLTRQDVDGTKIKYIFIINAAEGLQRYMRRGNMQTVFNKLAPLSMHHPVQALAQQDGSFYRLPDFTENHATKYMKEQIYGKDPQRGEQVDLFSELFHTSELTHIIWFTDEEVTPYITVIQSMNAPHLFWNFVSIKGYPLRCTVKPLKNINLNHIPKISSLATSALYRKLLNKFAQYINKTDLPLSGRVRMSRTEDVSGSIQLVKGSKTPIGQSNIKVGIGWKTSEDECLSAAMLLSADRLQDAENIAFFGNKSTIGMTHIDGRELPTADMEQYIINLSAIEQAQQERVLFSLVMPGGIPDEVYIRLLTYDNRELLRYTVDMQTCEGNTALELGALYQYKQEWRFHAIGNGYNAGMEKIGAQYGVPDLNETYDFTAQVLEEIALDGKSFEYHMQDLFTKLGYEVEMPTSDPYAPDYGVDLIITKANTRTAVQLKCFSNVVPIKAIQEVYAGARMYECSKYMVVATNYFSRAALQLAEQLNVEVWDKTQLGKVEDRLRSRIGISPEHELKLKLSKQDAEDEIDIDISAFLVDEHDRCVGEEDFVFYNQPEHGSGCVRLINDTTWEKLMYLNLEQLPEHCQRIIIVGSLDAYKQKVELTIDNELDLYHTFEYMPSAVCDTLVLGQFRKIDGEWAFTTSDSYFVGGLEEACRLYGLDVS, encoded by the coding sequence ATGAGCTCTGTGCACAAACACCGCATGTCCTACAGTTCGTATTTGACGCGTCAGGACGTGGATGGTACCAAGATCAAATACATTTTTATTATCAATGCAGCGGAAGGGCTACAGCGCTATATGCGTCGCGGCAATATGCAGACGGTGTTTAACAAGCTGGCTCCGCTATCTATGCATCATCCGGTTCAGGCGCTGGCGCAGCAGGACGGTAGCTTTTACCGACTGCCTGATTTTACCGAGAACCATGCGACCAAATATATGAAAGAGCAGATTTATGGGAAAGACCCTCAGCGCGGCGAACAAGTAGATTTATTTTCCGAATTGTTTCATACAAGCGAGTTAACGCATATTATCTGGTTTACCGATGAGGAAGTGACACCGTACATAACGGTTATCCAATCGATGAATGCTCCACATCTGTTCTGGAATTTCGTTTCGATCAAGGGCTATCCGCTGCGCTGCACGGTCAAGCCGCTCAAAAATATAAATCTAAATCATATTCCGAAAATCTCTAGTCTGGCGACCTCTGCACTATACCGTAAGCTACTGAACAAATTTGCCCAATATATTAATAAAACCGATCTGCCGCTAAGTGGGCGTGTACGTATGAGCCGAACAGAGGATGTATCCGGTTCGATTCAACTGGTCAAAGGCTCCAAAACGCCGATTGGGCAGAGCAATATTAAAGTCGGCATTGGGTGGAAAACATCGGAGGATGAGTGTCTAAGTGCCGCGATGCTGTTAAGCGCAGATCGCTTGCAGGATGCGGAGAATATCGCCTTTTTCGGCAATAAATCGACGATTGGTATGACTCATATTGACGGACGTGAGCTGCCGACAGCCGATATGGAGCAGTATATCATCAATCTGTCTGCAATCGAGCAGGCGCAGCAGGAGCGTGTCCTATTCTCACTTGTCATGCCGGGTGGTATACCGGATGAAGTGTATATTCGTCTGCTCACGTATGACAATCGTGAGCTGCTGCGCTATACGGTGGATATGCAGACATGCGAGGGCAACACGGCGCTGGAACTCGGTGCGCTGTATCAGTATAAGCAGGAATGGCGTTTCCATGCGATTGGCAATGGCTACAATGCCGGAATGGAGAAGATCGGTGCACAATATGGGGTACCGGATCTGAACGAAACGTATGATTTCACTGCACAGGTGCTCGAAGAGATTGCTCTAGACGGCAAAAGCTTTGAATATCATATGCAGGATTTGTTCACCAAGCTTGGGTACGAGGTGGAAATGCCGACCAGTGATCCGTATGCGCCAGATTACGGCGTGGATCTGATTATTACCAAAGCGAATACCCGTACAGCTGTACAATTGAAATGCTTTAGCAATGTGGTGCCAATCAAGGCAATTCAGGAAGTATATGCTGGAGCACGCATGTATGAATGCTCTAAGTACATGGTTGTAGCAACAAACTATTTTAGCCGTGCAGCATTACAGCTTGCGGAGCAATTGAATGTGGAGGTATGGGACAAAACTCAGCTGGGTAAGGTAGAGGATCGGCTGCGTTCACGTATCGGTATCTCGCCGGAACATGAGCTGAAGCTCAAGCTGTCCAAACAGGATGCTGAGGATGAGATCGATATCGACATTTCTGCATTTCTAGTGGATGAGCATGATCGGTGTGTGGGCGAAGAGGACTTTGTATTTTACAATCAGCCGGAGCATGGTAGCGGTTGTGTGCGATTGATTAACGATACCACTTGGGAAAAGCTAATGTATCTCAATCTGGAGCAGCTACCAGAGCATTGCCAACGTATTATTATTGTAGGTTCATTGGACGCCTATAAGCAAAAGGTAGAATTGACGATTGATAATGAACTGGATTTGTATCATACCTTTGAATATATGCCGAGTGCAGTTTGTGACACTCTCGTACTGGGACAATTCCGTAAAATCGACGGCGAATGGGCGTTTACGACGTCGGATTCTTATTTTGTTGGTGGGTTAGAGGAGGCGTGCAGATTATATGGATTGGACGTTTCGTGA
- a CDS encoding GNAT family N-acetyltransferase codes for MTTPEDNKTTAISASSDASVQPNIQIQHVGAEQPESLNTIRQLFTDYVYALPVDIAFQDIEAELKQLPGKYAAPHGTLLLATVDGQAAGCIGIRPETGDACEMKRLYVAEEFRRLKLGRLLVEAAIHEAQRLGYAKMRLDTLERMIPARRLYESFGFREIDAYIYNPLDDALFMEVKIDEVLKRLQT; via the coding sequence ATGACGACACCAGAAGACAATAAGACAACTGCTATATCCGCATCGAGCGATGCTTCTGTGCAGCCGAATATTCAGATTCAGCACGTGGGAGCTGAACAACCGGAATCACTGAATACGATTCGCCAGCTGTTTACCGACTATGTATATGCCTTGCCGGTCGATATTGCGTTTCAGGATATAGAAGCGGAGCTGAAGCAGCTACCGGGCAAATATGCTGCGCCTCACGGAACGTTGCTGCTAGCAACGGTAGATGGGCAAGCAGCAGGTTGTATCGGGATTCGTCCAGAAACAGGCGATGCCTGTGAGATGAAGCGACTATATGTGGCGGAGGAGTTTCGGAGGTTGAAGCTGGGAAGATTACTAGTAGAAGCGGCGATTCATGAGGCACAGCGTCTTGGATATGCGAAGATGCGTCTAGATACACTGGAACGAATGATTCCAGCGCGCCGATTGTACGAATCGTTTGGTTTTAGAGAGATCGACGCCTATATTTACAATCCGCTGGACGACGCATTGTTTATGGAAGTGAAGATTGACGAAGTGTTGAAACGATTACAGACATAG
- a CDS encoding NAD(P)/FAD-dependent oxidoreductase gives MTTMYDCIIIGGGPAGLNAALVLGRAKRKVLIIDDGNPRNKVTHESHGYLTRDRIKPAEFRRIAYEEVLRYPTVEHMAKRAQVMKQQADDTFSVQLLDGSIVYARKLLITTGLKEAFPALPGLKECYGTSVFNCPFCDGWEMQHHKLAVIAGPAGVMHLTKMLYAWNRELIVFTNGLDVLDQDQLQQLERHHIPVVTTPIAALQHQDGQLTAIELEDGTKIERSGGFIVPELQYEVADQNLLHYEVNEHGSIVTDAYGMTTTKGVYSAGDVTITGPSQLILAAAAGSRTGAMIHATLMEEEWAVVD, from the coding sequence ATGACAACGATGTACGATTGTATCATTATCGGCGGCGGTCCGGCTGGGCTGAATGCAGCACTAGTGCTGGGCAGAGCGAAACGAAAGGTGCTCATTATCGACGATGGGAATCCTCGTAACAAAGTCACTCATGAGTCGCACGGCTATCTGACACGCGATCGGATCAAGCCAGCAGAGTTTCGTAGAATTGCTTACGAAGAGGTGCTGCGTTATCCCACAGTTGAGCATATGGCGAAGCGCGCACAGGTGATGAAGCAGCAGGCAGATGATACGTTTAGCGTGCAACTGCTTGATGGCAGCATTGTCTATGCTCGCAAATTATTGATTACGACTGGGTTGAAGGAAGCATTTCCAGCGTTGCCGGGGTTAAAAGAATGCTATGGAACGAGTGTGTTCAATTGCCCATTTTGCGATGGTTGGGAGATGCAGCATCATAAGCTGGCTGTCATTGCTGGTCCAGCAGGCGTCATGCACCTGACGAAAATGCTATATGCGTGGAATCGAGAGTTGATCGTATTCACAAATGGATTGGATGTGCTGGATCAGGATCAGCTACAACAGCTGGAGCGTCACCATATTCCAGTTGTGACCACACCGATTGCAGCCTTGCAGCATCAGGATGGACAGTTGACGGCAATTGAATTAGAGGACGGCACTAAGATCGAACGCAGCGGCGGCTTTATTGTACCAGAGCTTCAGTATGAAGTCGCGGATCAGAACCTTCTGCATTATGAAGTCAACGAGCACGGCAGTATTGTTACAGATGCGTACGGTATGACTACAACAAAAGGGGTATATAGCGCAGGCGATGTTACGATCACTGGTCCGTCTCAGTTGATTCTTGCTGCTGCTGCCGGAAGTCGTACAGGGGCGATGATTCATGCAACATTAATGGAAGAAGAATGGGCAGTGGTCGACTGA
- a CDS encoding RrF2 family transcriptional regulator: MKFSKATNYALHTMLHLSAAEPNRLTGVQQLADQQQVSPTYLSKILTKLAKAGMVESSSGANGGYRLRRNWEELSFLDVIHAIEGNTSLFECNLNHGPDCLIEQVMMKAEGTMEEYLRQQKLSDLTVQMRAHLHR, translated from the coding sequence GTGAAATTTTCCAAAGCAACGAATTATGCGCTGCATACCATGCTTCATCTGTCGGCAGCAGAACCGAATCGTTTGACAGGTGTGCAGCAGCTTGCAGATCAACAGCAGGTGTCTCCCACATATCTATCCAAAATTCTAACCAAGCTAGCGAAGGCGGGCATGGTGGAATCTTCATCCGGTGCCAATGGTGGGTATCGGCTGCGACGGAACTGGGAGGAGCTTTCTTTTCTGGATGTGATTCATGCCATTGAAGGAAACACATCACTGTTTGAGTGCAATTTGAACCACGGTCCAGATTGTTTGATTGAGCAGGTGATGATGAAGGCAGAAGGTACGATGGAGGAGTATCTCCGCCAGCAAAAGCTTTCCGATCTGACTGTTCAAATGCGCGCTCATCTTCACAGATGA
- a CDS encoding NUDIX hydrolase, producing the protein MNNIKTIDKIAWVYLENKHILCVRSKDKQLFYIPGGKRESGEQDQQTLIREVEEELNVHLSPETIEHAGTFEAPADGKAEGIIVRLTCYTADYQGELLPQSEIEELAWLSYDDLERVSAASKLVFEQLHEQELLDLAC; encoded by the coding sequence ATGAACAACATCAAAACAATCGACAAAATCGCTTGGGTCTATCTAGAAAATAAGCATATTCTGTGTGTGCGCTCCAAAGATAAGCAGCTATTTTACATCCCCGGTGGCAAACGCGAATCCGGTGAACAGGATCAGCAAACGTTGATTCGCGAGGTAGAGGAAGAATTGAATGTTCATCTATCGCCTGAAACAATTGAGCATGCTGGAACCTTTGAGGCACCTGCCGATGGCAAAGCAGAAGGAATTATCGTCCGTCTTACTTGTTATACTGCGGATTATCAGGGCGAGCTGCTGCCGCAAAGTGAGATTGAGGAGCTGGCATGGCTGAGTTATGATGATCTGGAGCGTGTATCGGCTGCCAGTAAGCTTGTATTTGAACAACTGCATGAGCAGGAATTGCTTGATCTGGCATGTTGA